The genomic window AAAGGCAAGTCTATGGAAGCAGTTCGCTCTAAAGCTGATCGAGCCGCCGCATCCATCCAGGTAATAAAAGGGTAAGGGTGTCAGTTAAGACTTTAAGAAAAATCGATAGTGATTTAAGCCATCTAAAAGTCCAAACAAATGCGGGTTGTTAGCAAAAAACACTCGTTGCTGATGTCGCAAACCCTCCAGACAAGGATCATGCTCTGCAAGGACTACTGAAGCAGTCAATCCCCTTACCAATTCAGCATCACCTTGTTGACTGGCAACAACCAAAATCTGCTCAAGAGGTAATCCCCAACGAAGAGAGAGATAGCGAATGGCTTCGCTTCGGGAAGCTCGCAAAGGCACCACATCCAAAAACCAATGACAACGCAAATGAGGACGTGCCGCCTGACTCCTTTGCCTTAAACGCTGACGGACGAGTGGCAAAATCGCCTCACCATGCTCTTTCAATAGATAACTCACCTTGTGAGGACCCTGCTCCTGATCGTCCTGAAGCGTCAAATGGTCCTTGAGATCAGCTAAAGCAGACACCACTGCCTGTCGCCGCCAATCAACGTCGATATGGGCCTGCCAAAAGCGATCCGACTGATCCTCCAATCCGTAATGGATTTCAGTACCCGCGCGACTAATCCAAACCCGAGGAGAAGGAAGATTCAGCTCTGCATAACGCTTTTTTGCAGCCTGCACAGAACGACCCGTCAATACTCCCAGACCATGCGCATCGCCAGAGCCAATGGATTCCAATCCCTCCCGCAGCGAAGCCAAACCCTCTGCCTCGGGTTCTTCGAGAGAACTATCAAGATCAAGCAACAACAAACTCTGCCCCAGTGGACTGCCCAGACACTCTTTATCTGTGGCCCAGATTCGTGGCTGAGACAATTCAAGACGTTGCTTCATCAATGCCAAGTAATGGCAAACATGAGCATCCCAACTGAAATGCCGACTGACCGCCACAATCCCGTTATCACTCCAAAGACGCCACTGATCTGCGTCTGAACCAGCCTGCTCCATTACATCCTGAAGTGCCTCCAGATCAGTAACGTCAACCAACAAGCCGTTGTCACAACGAGCAAGGATGTCGCGTGGACCACCGTCATCAGTCGCCACCATCGGCAAACCACAGGCCGCCGCTTCAAGCAAAGTGAGCCCAAAGGGCTCGGTAAGCGCTGGATTCACAAACAAACCACGATGCAAGGCTGCCCATCGGTAAATCGCTGGGATCTGATCACGACGGTGCTGTTTGGGATAAGCCACCCGGCCATAGAGGTCGTAACGATCCACGAGATCAAAAACCTGCTGGAACACCTCCCGCTGTTGCTTCTCCAACTGACGAGGATCATCCCGACAGCCGAGTACAAGCACAAGATTATGCCGTTGACGCAACACAGGCGAGCGGCCGTAAGCCTCCACCAAAAAAGGAATATTCTTACGACGCACAGCTCTGGAAATAGCCAAAAGAGGAGGTAAAGAAGGTTTCCTCAAAAAGGGCGCGAGCAATCCATCAACAACATCCGTTTCACTAGAAGATTGGAGTGGATGGAAGCGAATGGAATCAACGCCGGGAGGCACCACCTCCGCTTGCTCCGGAACAAAACGCCCATAGCGAGCGTATTGATGATCAATTTCCTGGCGAGTACTCGTAATCACCAAACTACAATGAGCAAGAGTGAACTCTTCAGCATCAATACGTTGACCAATGGCATATGTTTGCTCGATCTGTTCATGGTCTCCACCAACTCCCAACAGACGCCGCAACTTTTCCCTACCCAAGGAATGACCTGTAAACACCAAGGGAACACCCAGCCTGCGACTCACAAGGGCTCCCACATAGCCTGCATCGGCGTAATGAGCATGAATCCAATCAGGAAGATGTTCTTGCTGCTGGAGATGGCTAACGGTCTGATCCGCTAAATCATCCAAATAGGGCCAAAACAACTCCTTGCGCAAATATCGTCTTGGTCCAAAAGGCAGCCTGATGATCTTGGCCCCAGGAGCAATATCCTCAATGGGATTGGCATAGTCAGTAGAAACACGACGATCATGAATTAAGCGGGTAACCACCTCAACCTGCTCAATTTCCGAACGCGCTGCCAGGCCCCTGACAAGCTCGAGCACATAAAGAGCCTGGCCTCCTGTATCAGCATCGCGACCCAATTCCAAGTCGTGAGATCGAAACAGTCCATGAAGATGCAGATGAAGCAATCTCAAACCCATCTGATGCCTCCAAGGCGATCAACGAAACCATCCAGATGCGGATGGCCATCAAGAAATAATCAAGGAACTTCCATCCTCATAAGCCTAAAGAAAGGATGAGAACCAAACCTCCCAGCTCACTAGAAACGACAACAATATATTCCCTCTATGTGTTTTCTCTTTTAAAAAGAAAAATCCTAGAACGAATCGTTGAGAAATACAAACCTCAAAAACAGAATAATGAAGCCTCTTGCTCGCAACAAGCCAGGCCAAAAAGCCTCAGCGATACAGGTTCAGAGCCGCATCAGTCACATCCACTAAAGGATGCACAGCATCACCCCAACCGCCGCCACTAAAGGTGACAACACCAGGATTTGCAAGCTGTTCATTAATCCAAGCAAGAATGAGGGGCGCCAAAGTGGCCGGCTGAAGCTGATTTGCAGGTGCCATCAAGTTGAAGTGACCACCATCTTGGGCAAGCACCAAGCGATGGCCAAACTCCAAAGCACCACTATCACGCATGGGCACCAGAGCCTCAGGCACCGGAGGCACGACCCAATCACGAGTGCCACTAACCAACAAAACCTTGGCTGTCAAAACCGAA from Prochlorococcus marinus str. MIT 9313 includes these protein-coding regions:
- a CDS encoding HAD family hydrolase; the encoded protein is MGLRLLHLHLHGLFRSHDLELGRDADTGGQALYVLELVRGLAARSEIEQVEVVTRLIHDRRVSTDYANPIEDIAPGAKIIRLPFGPRRYLRKELFWPYLDDLADQTVSHLQQQEHLPDWIHAHYADAGYVGALVSRRLGVPLVFTGHSLGREKLRRLLGVGGDHEQIEQTYAIGQRIDAEEFTLAHCSLVITSTRQEIDHQYARYGRFVPEQAEVVPPGVDSIRFHPLQSSSETDVVDGLLAPFLRKPSLPPLLAISRAVRRKNIPFLVEAYGRSPVLRQRHNLVLVLGCRDDPRQLEKQQREVFQQVFDLVDRYDLYGRVAYPKQHRRDQIPAIYRWAALHRGLFVNPALTEPFGLTLLEAAACGLPMVATDDGGPRDILARCDNGLLVDVTDLEALQDVMEQAGSDADQWRLWSDNGIVAVSRHFSWDAHVCHYLALMKQRLELSQPRIWATDKECLGSPLGQSLLLLDLDSSLEEPEAEGLASLREGLESIGSGDAHGLGVLTGRSVQAAKKRYAELNLPSPRVWISRAGTEIHYGLEDQSDRFWQAHIDVDWRRQAVVSALADLKDHLTLQDDQEQGPHKVSYLLKEHGEAILPLVRQRLRQRSQAARPHLRCHWFLDVVPLRASRSEAIRYLSLRWGLPLEQILVVASQQGDAELVRGLTASVVLAEHDPCLEGLRHQQRVFFANNPHLFGLLDGLNHYRFFLKS